In the Corynebacterium anserum genome, TGAGGTCGGCCGGTTCGCGCTGACATCATATTTACCAGTGCATTAAGTTCCTTCCTCAATCTCGGCAATTCTTCGGAGGCCACCCGTTTACCGGAAGCTTGCACTGCCGCCCCTTTTGTCGCGGATCGCTCCGCAGCGTCGCGCAGTTTCTTCTCTTGGGCACGGGCTTCTACCTGAGCCGCTTGACGTTGACGTAAAAGCGTGCGCATTTGTTCCGCATCTAGCAAACCCGGCAAGCCCAAATACTCTTGTTCTTCCTCGGAATTCGCAACACGGGTGCCATAGGTGGACCCGTCGTAGATCAGGGACTCAAGTTCGGCATCTGCTCCTATAGACTCGTATCCGCGATCCTCCGCTGGCTCATTGACCTCCTTATTGGCCTGTTCCAGCAGATGGTCATCCCATCCCTCCTCTGGCCGATCCGGTTTTCCGAGTACGTGGTTGCGCTGTTTTTCTAGCTTCGACGCCAGATCTAATAGCACCGGAACTGAAGGCAAGAACACACTCGCAGACTCGCCTTTTTGACGCGAACGTACAAAACGGCCAATTGCTTGAGCAAAAAATAGTGGCGTCGAGGACGACGTTGCATACACACCGACGGCCAGCCGTGGCACGTCCACGCCTTCAGACACCATACGCACGGCGACCATCCACTCGTCCTGTGACGCGGAGAAGTCTTTAATCCTCTGTGAGGCACCTGCCTCATCGGAGAGAACCACGGTCACTGGCGTGGAACTAATCCGGTTGAGGATCGTAGCGTAGGCACGGGCTGCGGTTTTATCAGTCGCAATGACCAACCCGCCGGCATCAGGAATAGTTTCACGCAACTGTAAAAGGCGAGTATGCGCGGCCTGAAGTACGGAGGGAATCCATTCGCCACGGGGATCGAGTGCCGTACGCCAGGCACGTGCCGTTTGCTCTGCATTAAGCACCTCACCCAACCGTGCCTCGTACTCCTCGCCAGCAGAATCACGCCAACGCGCGTGACCAGAATAGGCCAAGAAGACAACAGGGCGAACTACTCCGTCACGCAACGCTTCGGAGTAGCCATAGGTATAGTCCGCTTTCGACTGCAATCCCCCATCCGTTCCCGGTACTTCTTCGTAGCGGACGAAAGGGATCTGTGCATCATCCGAGCGAAATGGCGTACCGGTGAGAGCCAATCGGCGTTCGGCATGTGCATACGCTAAGCGAACTCCATCTCCCCAGCTCTTTGCGTCGCCCGCGTGGTGGATCTCGTCGAGAATCACCAACGTTTTCTGTGCTGTCGCGACTTGGTAATGCTTTGTGGGTTTCATACCAACCTGTGCATAGGTAACGCACACGCCATCAAAAGCATTGTTGAACGCCGAACTATTGCCGAAATCTGCATCCAACGCGATGCCCTGAGCCGCTGCAGAAAGCGACCACTGTACCTTGAGGTGCTCGGTGGGAACCACAATGACCACGCGCTGCACAACACGTGTTTCCAACAGAAGCCGGGCGACGGTCAAGGCGAATGTCGTCTTGCCGGCGCCCGGCGTGGCTACCGCCAGAAAATCACGTGGTGCGCTGGTCACGTAGAGATCCAGAGCCTCCTGCTGCCACGCACGAAGCCCTTTCACTTCTTCCGCAGCCCCTTGTAAATCTGCTCACAATCTGGACACACAGGAGATCCCGGCTTAGCCTGCTTGGTCACAGGAAATGTTTCACCGCACAGAGCCACGACAAACTTTCCCATGACGGCGGATTCCACTATTTCGTTCTTCTTCACATAATGAAAGAACTTGGGCGTGTCGTCGCTCGTTTTTTCGTCCGTTCGGACATCTGGACGCTCGATAGTTGTTGTGCTCGGGGTACTCACAGCACTCCATATTGCCCCTCGCGTGCATGATTTTCCACCCACGTACTACCGTGGAAGACATGGATGCCGGTAAAACCCGCGTCTCGACATGGCGCTCCCGCCGAAAACGCACGTCAGATGTCGAGCTCATCACCGATGCACGCCAGTCTCCCCTGGAAAACTGGCACAAGCGCCGCAAAGTCTATGCAATACTTCAGATGGCGCGTATTCCCATGCTGGCTCTATCAGGTCTGTTGATGTGGTGGACAGGCAATCTTTGGCTGTCCGCTAGCGTCGCCATCATTAGCCTCCCACTACCGTGGATTGCTGTGCTCTTGGCTAATGAAACAGGCGATTCAGACCC is a window encoding:
- a CDS encoding DEAD/DEAH box helicase; translation: MKGLRAWQQEALDLYVTSAPRDFLAVATPGAGKTTFALTVARLLLETRVVQRVVIVVPTEHLKVQWSLSAAAQGIALDADFGNSSAFNNAFDGVCVTYAQVGMKPTKHYQVATAQKTLVILDEIHHAGDAKSWGDGVRLAYAHAERRLALTGTPFRSDDAQIPFVRYEEVPGTDGGLQSKADYTYGYSEALRDGVVRPVVFLAYSGHARWRDSAGEEYEARLGEVLNAEQTARAWRTALDPRGEWIPSVLQAAHTRLLQLRETIPDAGGLVIATDKTAARAYATILNRISSTPVTVVLSDEAGASQRIKDFSASQDEWMVAVRMVSEGVDVPRLAVGVYATSSSTPLFFAQAIGRFVRSRQKGESASVFLPSVPVLLDLASKLEKQRNHVLGKPDRPEEGWDDHLLEQANKEVNEPAEDRGYESIGADAELESLIYDGSTYGTRVANSEEEQEYLGLPGLLDAEQMRTLLRQRQAAQVEARAQEKKLRDAAERSATKGAAVQASGKRVASEELPRLRKELNALVNMMSARTGRPHGAIHNEVRTKCGGPPTALCTAEQLRKRIEFLRAW
- a CDS encoding DUF3039 domain-containing protein — encoded protein: MSTPSTTTIERPDVRTDEKTSDDTPKFFHYVKKNEIVESAVMGKFVVALCGETFPVTKQAKPGSPVCPDCEQIYKGLRKK
- a CDS encoding DUF3099 domain-containing protein, with protein sequence MIFHPRTTVEDMDAGKTRVSTWRSRRKRTSDVELITDARQSPLENWHKRRKVYAILQMARIPMLALSGLLMWWTGNLWLSASVAIISLPLPWIAVLLANETGDSDPRNHHVYKPQLVREARQREAIARQQGEQLGAPQRRALESATEPDHGTHPDIIDLD